A genome region from Gloeocapsopsis sp. IPPAS B-1203 includes the following:
- the lipB gene encoding lipoyl(octanoyl) transferase LipB, translating into MFFDTKKLFHTSEVSQNRKCLLCKPGVVPYQIAWQWQRSLQQRVYDSDSEDVLILLEHPPVYTLGQGADPKFIKFDPDKSRYDVYRVERGGEVTYHCPGQLVGYPILNLQYYYKDLHWYLRQLEEVVIQVLAVYGLPGERYPGLTGVWLEGYKVAAIGIKVSRWVTMHGFALNVCPDMTGFERIVPCGISDKPVGSLSQWIPDITLEQVIPHVTQAFATVFDVNMVKTEVKHLQILATSH; encoded by the coding sequence ATGTTTTTTGATACAAAGAAATTATTTCATACTTCAGAAGTGAGCCAAAATCGCAAATGTTTGTTATGCAAACCTGGAGTAGTTCCCTACCAAATAGCATGGCAATGGCAGCGATCGCTACAACAACGTGTCTATGACTCTGACTCGGAAGATGTCTTGATTTTGCTCGAACATCCCCCCGTGTATACTTTAGGGCAAGGTGCCGATCCTAAATTTATTAAATTTGATCCTGACAAGAGTAGATATGATGTGTATCGAGTCGAACGCGGCGGCGAAGTGACGTATCATTGTCCTGGTCAACTCGTTGGTTATCCAATTTTAAATCTGCAGTATTATTACAAAGACTTACACTGGTATCTTCGTCAGTTAGAAGAAGTAGTTATTCAAGTATTAGCCGTTTACGGATTGCCAGGAGAACGTTATCCAGGATTAACAGGTGTTTGGCTAGAAGGCTATAAAGTTGCAGCGATCGGGATTAAAGTTAGTCGCTGGGTGACAATGCACGGATTTGCTTTAAACGTGTGTCCCGACATGACAGGCTTTGAGCGCATTGTTCCTTGTGGTATTTCTGATAAACCTGTTGGTAGTCTATCGCAGTGGATTCCTGACATTACTTTAGAACAAGTCATTCCACACGTCACTCAAGCTTTCGCTACAGTATTTGATGTCAATATGGTAAAAACTGAAGTAAAACATTTACAAATTCTAGCCACTAGTCACTAA
- a CDS encoding amino acid ABC transporter ATP-binding protein translates to MVNSTTAIRFENIEKNFGSLRVLRGISGEIHRGEVVAIIGSSGCGKSTLLRCFNRLEAIDGGRLIVNDMDLSQPKLNYRQLRQLRSQVGMVFQQFNLFPHLSVLENLTIAQRKVLGKSPKESAQLAGLYLEKVGLFDKASAYPEQLSGGQKQRVAIARSLCMNPQVILFDEPTSALDPELVSEVLQVMQQLAADGMTMVVVTHEMQFAREVAHRVMFMNQGQVEEQGAAREVLTHPKSDRLRAFLSRLNEGVRSD, encoded by the coding sequence ATGGTTAACTCCACCACCGCAATTAGGTTTGAGAATATCGAAAAAAATTTTGGTTCGCTGCGAGTACTGCGAGGAATTAGTGGTGAAATCCATCGTGGGGAGGTTGTGGCAATTATTGGTTCATCAGGTTGTGGCAAAAGTACGTTGTTACGTTGCTTTAATCGTCTTGAAGCAATTGATGGTGGGCGCTTGATTGTCAATGACATGGATTTGTCTCAGCCCAAGTTGAATTATCGTCAATTGCGACAATTGCGATCGCAAGTAGGAATGGTATTTCAGCAATTTAACTTGTTTCCGCACTTGAGCGTATTAGAGAATCTGACAATCGCCCAGCGTAAGGTATTAGGTAAATCACCCAAAGAAAGCGCCCAACTTGCAGGATTGTATTTAGAAAAAGTCGGGTTGTTTGATAAAGCAAGTGCTTACCCCGAACAACTCTCAGGAGGACAAAAGCAACGCGTGGCGATCGCTCGTAGTTTATGTATGAATCCGCAGGTGATACTATTTGACGAACCAACCAGCGCCTTAGATCCCGAACTTGTATCCGAAGTTTTGCAAGTGATGCAACAACTTGCTGCTGATGGCATGACAATGGTAGTCGTTACCCATGAAATGCAATTTGCACGGGAAGTTGCTCATCGGGTAATGTTTATGAATCAAGGTCAAGTCGAAGAACAAGGTGCAGCGCGTGAAGTATTAACGCATCCTAAAAGCGATCGCTTGCGGGCTTTCTTGAGTCGGTTGAATGAAGGAGTGAGGAGTGATTAG
- a CDS encoding ABC transporter permease subunit (The N-terminal region of this protein, as described by TIGR01726, is a three transmembrane segment that identifies a subfamily of ABC transporter permease subunits, which specificities that include histidine, arginine, glutamine, glutamate, L-cystine (sic), the opines (in Agrobacterium) octopine and nopaline, etc.) yields MEESLRRWLRLSAVVGLCCLLLFAGCNNNSGSSGGDRTLTVAVEGTYPPFEFQSPDGELQGFDVDLMNAIAQEEGFTIQYQNLPFAGMIPALQARTIDAAIAAMTITEERAKTVSFSRPYFKSGLAIATSANNQDITSFESLQNRRIAVQIGTTGALEAAKVPGAQVRSFDDAPTTLRELLNGNVDAVLHDQPVILYAIQTGNVQGVRVVGDLLTEEYFGIPTPKGSPNLALINQGLTTLLENGTYNQIYQKWFGVEPPPLPERLPFQEETATGGAPFIVTAVNVIVRALPSLLRGALITLQLTAFSVVLGMIAGSLIGIIRLSKILPIRWAARAYIDFFRGTPLLVQIFMIYFGIPAIAQELGFTFNLNRLAAAVLALSLNSAAYIAEIVRGGIQSIESGQSEASQSLGMSSVQTMRYIIFPQAFRRMLPALGNEFISLLKDTSLVAVIGFEELFREGQLIVAENYRSFEIYATVAVIYLCLTLLSSQAFSYFERWMNPAARSRHKVRA; encoded by the coding sequence ATGGAGGAATCACTAAGGCGTTGGCTGCGTCTGAGTGCGGTTGTTGGGTTGTGTTGTTTACTCTTATTTGCAGGTTGTAACAATAATTCTGGTTCCTCTGGGGGTGACAGAACTTTAACAGTTGCTGTTGAAGGGACATATCCTCCATTTGAGTTTCAATCGCCGGATGGAGAATTACAAGGTTTTGATGTTGACTTGATGAATGCGATCGCCCAAGAGGAAGGCTTTACAATTCAGTATCAAAATTTGCCATTTGCGGGGATGATTCCTGCATTACAGGCGCGAACCATTGATGCTGCAATTGCAGCAATGACGATTACCGAAGAACGTGCCAAAACCGTTTCTTTCTCGCGTCCTTACTTCAAATCAGGACTGGCGATCGCAACTAGTGCCAATAATCAAGATATTACCAGTTTTGAGTCTCTCCAAAATCGGCGCATTGCGGTTCAAATCGGTACAACTGGGGCGCTAGAAGCCGCGAAAGTTCCTGGTGCGCAAGTTCGCAGCTTTGATGACGCGCCGACCACTTTACGCGAATTACTCAACGGTAATGTTGACGCAGTACTCCACGATCAACCTGTCATTTTATACGCAATCCAAACGGGTAACGTCCAAGGAGTTCGAGTTGTTGGCGATCTCCTGACTGAAGAATATTTTGGCATTCCCACGCCCAAAGGTTCGCCAAACTTAGCCTTAATCAATCAAGGATTAACAACTCTACTCGAAAACGGCACGTATAACCAAATTTATCAAAAATGGTTTGGTGTAGAACCTCCCCCCTTACCTGAAAGACTACCTTTCCAAGAAGAAACCGCCACAGGTGGCGCACCGTTTATCGTCACCGCAGTGAACGTCATCGTTCGCGCATTACCATCTTTACTGCGTGGTGCTTTAATCACACTACAACTGACGGCGTTTTCTGTTGTTTTAGGCATGATCGCGGGTTCGCTGATTGGAATTATCCGCCTTTCTAAAATTTTGCCAATTCGTTGGGCTGCTAGAGCATATATCGATTTCTTTCGCGGTACGCCCTTACTAGTACAAATTTTTATGATTTACTTCGGTATACCTGCGATCGCCCAAGAACTTGGTTTTACTTTCAATCTCAATCGTCTCGCCGCCGCTGTACTTGCTTTAAGTCTCAATAGCGCGGCTTATATCGCAGAAATTGTCCGTGGTGGGATTCAATCGATTGAGTCTGGACAATCAGAAGCTTCGCAATCATTGGGGATGAGTTCGGTACAAACGATGCGTTATATCATCTTTCCCCAAGCCTTCCGCCGGATGTTACCTGCTTTGGGCAATGAGTTTATTAGCTTGCTAAAAGATACCAGTTTGGTTGCGGTAATCGGGTTTGAAGAACTGTTCCGCGAAGGTCAACTCATTGTTGCAGAAAATTATCGCTCGTTTGAAATTTATGCCACCGTTGCTGTAATTTATCTCTGTCTGACTCTACTATCTTCACAAGCTTTCAGCTACTTTGAGCGCTGGATGAATCCTGCTGCGCGATCGCGTCACAAAGTCCGTGCCTAA
- a CDS encoding SDR family oxidoreductase produces the protein MTILVTGATGNIGGEVIHHLLNKNATIRGLVRDRKKATKLQSQGVELAQGDFSQPDSLDAALQGIETAFLVMPNDPRQVELECNFIDSAKRAGVRHIVKLSVLRSGELPSTFQQWHRQIEEHLEKSGMSWTHLRPNMLMQNMRWFTSTISQQGAFYHSVGDTKISHVDARDVAAVAAVCLSESGHENQAYDLTGSEAVSFAQVADYLTAALNKPVQYINVAPADLKAARLANGEPEWYLDAEAQLFECWQAGAGSAVTSTIADLLHDFPTSFAAFVQDYVQSHAQDFLTTVGA, from the coding sequence ATGACGATTCTTGTCACTGGTGCAACTGGAAACATTGGTGGAGAAGTGATTCATCATCTTCTGAACAAAAACGCCACAATTAGAGGATTGGTACGCGATCGCAAAAAAGCAACCAAACTACAATCTCAAGGCGTTGAACTTGCCCAAGGCGATTTTTCACAACCCGACAGTTTAGATGCGGCTTTGCAAGGAATTGAAACTGCCTTTCTTGTGATGCCCAACGATCCGCGCCAGGTTGAATTAGAGTGCAATTTTATTGATTCAGCAAAACGCGCCGGAGTTCGTCATATTGTGAAACTATCGGTATTGCGTTCCGGCGAACTTCCTAGCACATTTCAGCAATGGCATCGCCAAATTGAAGAACATTTAGAAAAATCAGGCATGAGTTGGACTCATCTTCGTCCAAATATGCTCATGCAGAATATGCGTTGGTTTACTTCTACGATCTCGCAACAAGGTGCGTTCTATCACTCGGTAGGAGACACAAAAATCTCCCATGTCGATGCACGCGACGTAGCCGCCGTAGCCGCTGTTTGTTTGAGTGAATCTGGACATGAAAATCAAGCTTATGATTTGACGGGATCTGAAGCGGTTTCCTTTGCTCAAGTTGCCGACTATTTGACAGCAGCCCTCAACAAACCCGTGCAATACATTAATGTTGCGCCTGCTGATTTGAAAGCTGCACGACTCGCAAATGGGGAACCAGAATGGTATCTCGATGCAGAAGCTCAGTTATTTGAGTGTTGGCAAGCGGGAGCAGGATCAGCAGTGACCAGCACGATCGCAGACCTTTTGCATGACTTTCCCACATCGTTTGCAGCATTTGTTCAAGATTACGTCCAGTCTCACGCGCAAGACTTTTTAACAACTGTAGGAGCTTAA
- a CDS encoding isochorismatase family protein codes for MDSLCYFLPDFTAHAVVSDLAPLPSEVAFDKLTMSAFVGSYLDLALRHAADLGYVPVQR; via the coding sequence TTGGACTCTCTATGTTATTTTTTACCTGATTTTACTGCTCACGCTGTCGTTTCCGATTTAGCACCGCTACCGTCAGAAGTTGCGTTTGACAAACTAACAATGTCAGCATTTGTGGGATCGTATCTGGATCTAGCGCTGCGTCATGCTGCAGATTTAGGATATGTACCAGTACAAAGATGA
- a CDS encoding thermonuclease family protein, which produces MKLSVRSLLTVREAQSLFLIYAIIILFGLSGCQFLIPREQYTVQKVSDGDTITVTDTKGAKIHVRFACVDAPEIPHSNQEKYTKSRIARNQFNWGIKAQQRVQQLIDQEGDRVTLKITDSDRYGRQIGEVRLANGTLIQEVLAREGLALVYRPYLKNCPSATAVEQAEAKAKSQRTGVWSDARFVEPWQYRSRK; this is translated from the coding sequence GTGAAACTATCTGTGCGATCGCTTTTAACGGTGCGCGAAGCGCAATCGCTTTTTCTGATCTACGCGATTATTATTTTATTCGGGTTGAGTGGGTGTCAATTTCTGATTCCACGCGAACAATACACTGTACAAAAAGTCAGTGATGGCGACACGATTACTGTGACTGATACCAAAGGAGCTAAAATTCACGTCCGCTTCGCGTGTGTTGATGCTCCAGAAATACCGCATTCTAATCAAGAAAAATACACGAAAAGTAGGATTGCGCGTAATCAATTCAACTGGGGTATCAAAGCTCAACAACGCGTTCAGCAACTGATCGATCAGGAAGGCGATCGCGTTACTTTAAAGATTACGGATAGCGATCGCTACGGTCGCCAAATTGGTGAAGTACGTCTTGCTAATGGAACTTTGATTCAAGAAGTTTTGGCGCGTGAAGGACTCGCACTCGTTTACCGTCCTTATCTTAAAAATTGTCCGAGTGCTACTGCTGTTGAACAAGCGGAAGCTAAAGCTAAAAGTCAACGCACAGGTGTATGGAGTGATGCGCGTTTTGTCGAGCCTTGGCAGTACCGTAGCCGAAAATGA
- a CDS encoding rubrerythrin family protein: MNFLTHVLHLAGSSAAAFVAAQQIRDPLTRPNVLAGFQLAESGSVPFLEALSQRAAAEGDSWLAEKLTKHAADETRHGHIFAHALKQLDKQVIDFKNLPKSSDNKPNERRSPFFAAYFDGYSPEQLKPDNIDWKVFMASTYILELDASKDFARMANVLPEDDATARNLKKGMLSIAQDETGHAAYLYEAMTRRMSVIEVQQLVDDWRTRKVNALLAMVSGLLQRTGQMPSLVQDAAPADMSDELAAA; the protein is encoded by the coding sequence ATGAACTTTCTCACACACGTTCTACACTTAGCTGGTTCAAGTGCTGCAGCGTTTGTCGCAGCGCAGCAAATTCGCGACCCCCTAACACGTCCTAATGTTCTTGCTGGGTTTCAACTTGCAGAATCAGGTTCAGTTCCGTTTTTAGAAGCACTGAGTCAACGAGCAGCCGCTGAGGGCGATTCTTGGTTAGCGGAAAAACTAACGAAACACGCCGCCGATGAAACAAGACACGGTCATATTTTTGCTCATGCTTTAAAACAACTCGACAAACAAGTTATAGACTTCAAAAACTTACCTAAATCGTCTGATAATAAGCCAAATGAGCGGCGCAGTCCTTTTTTCGCAGCTTACTTCGACGGGTATTCTCCCGAACAGCTTAAACCAGACAATATTGACTGGAAAGTTTTTATGGCTAGCACTTATATATTGGAGCTAGATGCAAGTAAAGACTTTGCGCGAATGGCAAACGTGTTACCAGAAGATGATGCAACTGCACGAAACCTCAAAAAAGGAATGCTCAGTATTGCCCAAGACGAAACAGGTCATGCCGCATATTTATACGAAGCAATGACCCGTAGAATGTCAGTTATTGAAGTACAACAACTCGTTGATGATTGGCGAACCCGTAAAGTTAACGCTTTACTCGCAATGGTTAGTGGTTTGCTACAACGTACTGGACAAATGCCTTCGCTTGTGCAAGATGCTGCACCCGCAGACATGTCTGACGAACTGGCTGCTGCCTAA
- a CDS encoding S-layer protein, translating into MNLRILATTVFLSTVSLIAPVKAQTPATESPTTPTTNPVANACIQNQAETLPVPFSDVSPDHWAFKAVMTMYYCGAFRQAAPPSLFQQSTPTQSQQTNPTESTIEFSAPVAPNS; encoded by the coding sequence ATGAACTTACGAATTTTAGCAACAACGGTATTTTTATCTACGGTTAGCCTGATTGCTCCAGTTAAAGCCCAAACACCCGCAACCGAATCGCCAACGACACCGACAACAAATCCAGTCGCCAACGCTTGTATTCAAAACCAAGCAGAAACCTTACCTGTACCTTTTAGCGATGTTTCGCCCGATCACTGGGCTTTTAAAGCTGTCATGACAATGTATTATTGTGGTGCCTTCCGTCAGGCTGCACCACCGTCTTTGTTTCAGCAATCAACACCGACACAAAGTCAGCAGACTAACCCCACAGAAAGCACCATCGAGTTTAGCGCACCAGTCGCACCTAATAGTTAG
- a CDS encoding sulfite exporter TauE/SafE family protein: protein MNATILILAVLIFVAAMLYSSVGHAGSSGYLTIMALMGIAPEVMKPTALTLNILVAVIATVKFYRAGYFSWGLFLPLAIASIPCSFIGGYLTLPAAFYNPITGSALLVAAYKLFRTHHTIAVTHQAIPLFAALSSGAAIGFLSGVTGIGGGIFLSPLLLLMGWANPRQSAGVSAAFILVNSTAGLLGHLSHAALLPKAIVFWAPSAILGGFIGAEYGSKHKNANLQRLLSILLVVAGLKLLFSW, encoded by the coding sequence GTGAATGCCACAATCTTGATACTTGCTGTCTTAATTTTTGTAGCAGCAATGTTGTATTCCTCAGTCGGTCATGCAGGTTCGTCAGGTTATCTGACAATTATGGCATTAATGGGTATCGCTCCAGAGGTGATGAAACCGACTGCTTTGACGCTGAATATTTTAGTTGCAGTTATTGCTACTGTGAAATTTTATCGTGCCGGATACTTTTCTTGGGGGTTATTTTTACCGCTGGCGATCGCTTCTATACCATGCTCTTTTATTGGGGGGTATCTAACGTTACCTGCTGCTTTCTACAATCCGATTACAGGTAGTGCTTTGCTTGTTGCGGCGTATAAACTTTTTCGCACTCATCACACAATTGCTGTAACGCATCAAGCGATTCCGCTATTTGCTGCACTTTCGTCAGGCGCAGCGATTGGTTTCCTCTCAGGAGTCACTGGTATCGGTGGCGGAATTTTTCTATCTCCACTACTTTTACTCATGGGTTGGGCAAATCCGCGTCAATCAGCAGGAGTATCTGCAGCATTCATTCTTGTCAACTCAACTGCTGGATTACTCGGACATCTCTCGCACGCTGCATTATTACCCAAAGCTATTGTATTTTGGGCACCATCTGCAATTCTTGGTGGTTTTATTGGTGCTGAGTATGGCAGCAAGCACAAAAATGCAAATTTACAAAGGCTGCTATCCATTTTATTAGTTGTTGCTGGACTAAAGCTTCTCTTTTCGTGGTGA
- the purL gene encoding phosphoribosylformylglycinamidine synthase subunit PurL → MSVLSSAPFSPEEIANEGLKPEEYEEIVRRLGRHPNKAELGMFGVMWSEHCCYKNSRPLLKQFPTTGSRILVGPGENAGVVDLGDGLQLAFKIESHNHPSAVEPFQGAATGVGGILRDIFTMGARPIALLNSLRFGSLEDAKTRRLFTGVVAGISHYGNCVGVPTVGGEVYFDPAYSGNPLVNVMALGLMETEEIVKSGASGLGNPVLYVGSTTGRDGMGGASFASAELSDESEKDRPAVQVGDPFLEKSLIEACLEAFKTGAVVAAQDMGAAGITCSTSEMAAKGGVGIELDLDKIPVRETGMVPYEYLLSESQERMLFVAEKGREQELIDVFHRWGLHAVVAGTVIREPIVRILFQGKVAAEIPATALAENTPIYHRQLLSEPPEYARKAWEWTSDRLPPCSASGIEIQDNHAWSEILLALLDTPTIASKRWVYRQYDHQVQNNTVMLPGGADAAIVRLRPQTKSTHSNSAVAATVDCNPRYVYLNPYEGAKAVVAEAARNLSCVGAEPLAVTDNLNFGSPEKPVGYWQLAEACRGLADACREFQTPVTGGNVSLYNETLDSFGNPQPIYPTPVVGMVGLIPDLTKICTQGWKTPGDIIYLLGSSLKSHITLGGSEYLATIHDMVAGLPPQVDFDLERQVQAACREGIRQGWINSAHDCAEGGIAIALAEACLSGNLGANITLVLDTQLRWDELLFGEGGARILVSVSPEQQTQWESYLQEHLTTHWQKIGLVENPDTFLRISTSDQLLIEVTIELMRDRYCNAIPRRLSV, encoded by the coding sequence ATGTCTGTCCTCTCTTCTGCACCTTTTTCTCCTGAAGAAATCGCAAATGAAGGCTTAAAACCTGAAGAATATGAAGAAATTGTGCGGCGGCTAGGACGCCATCCAAACAAAGCTGAGCTAGGGATGTTTGGCGTCATGTGGTCAGAACATTGCTGCTACAAAAATTCAAGACCACTCTTAAAACAGTTTCCTACAACAGGTTCGCGCATACTAGTTGGACCTGGAGAAAATGCTGGCGTGGTAGATTTAGGTGACGGACTGCAACTAGCTTTCAAAATTGAATCGCACAATCACCCTTCAGCTGTTGAACCATTTCAAGGGGCTGCAACAGGAGTTGGCGGCATTCTCCGCGATATTTTTACGATGGGAGCACGTCCGATCGCATTACTCAACTCGCTGCGCTTTGGTTCTCTAGAAGATGCTAAAACACGACGTTTATTTACGGGTGTCGTGGCTGGTATTAGCCACTATGGTAACTGCGTTGGTGTCCCTACTGTTGGCGGTGAAGTTTATTTTGATCCGGCTTACTCAGGTAATCCTTTAGTCAACGTGATGGCCTTAGGATTAATGGAAACCGAGGAAATTGTTAAATCTGGCGCTTCAGGCTTAGGCAATCCTGTATTATATGTCGGTTCTACCACAGGACGCGATGGGATGGGCGGTGCAAGTTTTGCGAGTGCAGAACTTAGTGATGAATCTGAAAAAGATCGTCCCGCAGTGCAAGTCGGCGATCCTTTTTTAGAAAAATCTTTGATTGAAGCTTGTCTAGAAGCTTTTAAAACAGGTGCAGTTGTAGCAGCACAAGATATGGGTGCAGCAGGTATTACCTGTTCAACATCAGAAATGGCGGCTAAAGGAGGGGTAGGAATTGAACTTGATTTAGATAAAATTCCAGTTCGCGAAACAGGGATGGTTCCCTACGAATACCTGCTTTCCGAATCGCAAGAGAGAATGCTATTTGTTGCCGAAAAAGGCAGAGAACAAGAACTCATTGATGTTTTCCACCGTTGGGGACTACACGCGGTTGTTGCTGGTACGGTAATTCGCGAACCAATCGTGCGCATTTTATTTCAAGGTAAAGTCGCAGCAGAAATTCCCGCAACCGCTTTAGCCGAAAATACACCGATTTATCACCGCCAATTACTCAGCGAACCACCCGAATATGCCCGTAAAGCTTGGGAATGGACAAGCGATCGCCTCCCGCCATGTAGTGCATCGGGTATAGAAATTCAAGACAATCACGCTTGGAGTGAGATTTTACTTGCACTGTTAGATACACCCACAATCGCCTCTAAACGTTGGGTATACCGCCAGTACGATCACCAAGTTCAAAATAACACTGTCATGCTTCCTGGTGGTGCAGATGCTGCAATTGTTCGCTTGCGCCCTCAAACAAAATCGACACATTCAAACTCAGCAGTCGCCGCAACCGTTGATTGTAACCCACGTTATGTGTATCTTAATCCCTATGAAGGAGCTAAAGCCGTTGTCGCTGAAGCCGCACGAAATCTTAGCTGTGTCGGTGCAGAACCTTTAGCCGTCACAGATAATTTAAACTTTGGTAGTCCAGAAAAACCTGTAGGTTATTGGCAACTAGCGGAAGCTTGTCGTGGTTTAGCAGACGCTTGTCGAGAATTTCAGACACCTGTCACTGGTGGTAATGTATCACTTTACAATGAAACACTCGATTCTTTTGGTAATCCACAACCCATTTACCCGACTCCTGTCGTGGGGATGGTGGGGCTAATTCCTGATCTGACGAAAATCTGCACTCAAGGGTGGAAAACACCAGGTGATATTATTTATCTTCTCGGCTCATCCTTAAAATCGCATATTACCTTGGGTGGTTCTGAGTATCTTGCCACAATTCACGATATGGTTGCCGGATTACCGCCACAAGTTGATTTTGATTTAGAACGTCAAGTACAAGCGGCTTGTCGCGAAGGAATTCGTCAAGGTTGGATCAATTCAGCCCATGATTGTGCAGAAGGTGGAATTGCGATCGCCTTAGCTGAAGCTTGTCTTAGTGGTAATTTAGGCGCAAATATTACCCTCGTACTAGATACTCAGTTACGCTGGGATGAGCTACTTTTTGGTGAAGGTGGTGCAAGAATTCTTGTTTCTGTTTCACCAGAACAACAAACGCAATGGGAATCTTATTTACAAGAGCATCTAACTACACACTGGCAAAAAATTGGTTTGGTAGAGAATCCTGACACATTCTTACGGATTTCTACGTCCGATCAGCTATTAATCGAAGTTACAATTGAATTGATGCGCGATCGCTACTGCAATGCAATTCCCAGACGTCTCAGCGTTTAG
- the purF gene encoding amidophosphoribosyltransferase: MIPNHSHLLPNAEAVDIDGVTRPDKPEEACGVFGVYAPGEDVAKLTYFGLYALQHRGQESAGIATFVGDKVYLHKEMGLVSQVFNESILQELPGDIAVGHTRYSTTGSSRVVNAQPAVVPTRLGSLALAHNGNLVNTVQLREELQKAHCNLVTTTDSELIALAIADEVNSGKAWLEGAIAAFQRCQGAFSLVIGTPGGVMGVRDPNGIRPLVIGTLADNPQRYVLASETCGLDIIGADYLRDVEPGELVWITEAGLASFHWAQQPQRKLCIFEMIYFARPDSVMHDESLYTYRLRLGRQLAQESPAKADIVIGVPDSGIPAAIGFAQASGIPYAEGLIKNRYVGRTFIQPTQMMRESGLRMKLNPLKDVLAGKKIIIVDDSIVRGTTSRKLVRTLRDAGATEVHMRVSSPPVTHPCFYGIDTDSQDQLIAATKSVAEIAAQIEVDSLAYLTQEGMLKVTREDTDTFCTACFNGDYPITVPETVKRSKLMLEKVVV, translated from the coding sequence ATGATTCCCAACCATTCCCATTTATTGCCCAACGCCGAAGCAGTAGATATTGATGGCGTAACGCGTCCTGATAAACCTGAAGAAGCCTGCGGCGTGTTTGGTGTCTATGCACCAGGGGAAGATGTTGCCAAATTAACTTACTTTGGTTTGTATGCGCTACAGCATCGCGGTCAAGAGTCGGCAGGGATTGCGACCTTTGTCGGGGATAAAGTTTACTTGCATAAAGAAATGGGGTTAGTTTCCCAAGTCTTTAATGAATCAATTTTACAAGAATTACCTGGTGATATTGCTGTAGGTCATACCCGCTATTCCACAACAGGTTCGAGTCGCGTTGTCAACGCTCAACCAGCTGTTGTCCCCACTCGTTTAGGTTCACTTGCTTTAGCACATAATGGCAATCTAGTCAATACGGTGCAACTGCGCGAAGAACTACAAAAAGCACACTGTAACTTAGTTACCACAACAGACTCAGAATTAATTGCATTGGCGATCGCCGATGAAGTCAACAGTGGTAAAGCCTGGTTAGAGGGTGCGATCGCAGCTTTTCAGCGCTGTCAAGGCGCATTTAGCTTAGTTATCGGCACTCCAGGGGGTGTAATGGGCGTTCGCGATCCAAATGGGATTCGTCCTCTTGTGATTGGTACTTTAGCTGATAACCCTCAACGCTACGTATTAGCTTCCGAAACTTGCGGTCTAGACATTATTGGTGCTGATTATCTCCGCGATGTCGAACCAGGAGAATTAGTCTGGATTACCGAAGCAGGACTCGCTTCATTTCATTGGGCACAACAGCCACAACGCAAGCTGTGTATTTTTGAGATGATCTATTTTGCCCGACCTGATAGCGTGATGCACGATGAAAGTTTGTATACCTATCGCCTGCGTTTAGGAAGACAACTTGCCCAAGAATCTCCTGCTAAAGCAGATATTGTCATTGGTGTTCCTGATTCGGGTATCCCTGCTGCAATTGGTTTTGCCCAAGCATCGGGAATTCCTTATGCTGAAGGACTCATCAAAAACCGTTACGTTGGACGCACTTTTATTCAACCAACACAAATGATGCGTGAATCAGGTTTACGCATGAAACTTAATCCTCTCAAAGATGTCCTCGCAGGCAAAAAAATTATTATTGTAGATGACTCAATTGTGCGCGGGACAACAAGCCGCAAACTCGTTCGTACACTGCGAGATGCAGGGGCTACTGAAGTGCATATGCGCGTCTCTTCACCCCCAGTCACTCACCCTTGTTTTTATGGTATTGACACAGATAGCCAAGATCAATTGATTGCTGCAACTAAATCTGTAGCTGAAATTGCTGCCCAAATTGAAGTTGATTCTTTAGCGTATCTCACTCAAGAAGGAATGCTGAAAGTGACTCGAGAAGATACAGATACTTTCTGTACTGCTTGCTTCAATGGCGACTATCCAATTACTGTACCTGAAACTGTAAAGCGATCCAAACTCATGCTCGAAAAAGTTGTCGTTTAA